The genomic segment cgctgtaattaagacccaaaaatgcaattttggaaacaagaaaaaagcctcttggaccattAAAGTCTGCCATGATGGATTTTTTGCTAATTTACATAAtgtaaaaaacagtaaaatgaataaaactttttttaattttgactttaTCGACACCAAATTTTTTGATACAGCATTGTAGGACTGAGATACACGTTTCTATTATAAATGAGCAAGATCGGTCGAAAAACATGGCCGCCATCAACCAAAATATCTTCGCAAAGTGTTTGGACCATAACTCATAAACGATTTTTCCAAGCATCACAAATATTGGGAGATATCTTCAGGCTGTGTTTGAGAATAGGCGtgccaaagcattttgagcTTGACCCatagggggcgctacaaatgccaaaaaactatAACTCAAAACCTGGTGGACAGAATTTCACCAAATCTGTGGCTATATTTACagttaattttgtcatttttttctgtgtaaatgtactaaatactgaaaacacattttgaattaatGTATACTATACAACACGGACATGGGGAGAGTCAGTTCCCTTTTCCGGATAGCTGTGGTGGTTGGTGTGTAAACTCAGTTACACTAGCAACAAAATATGGGTGTAAGGAGACAGATATTAATATCTGATAAAACCAGGGCAAACCATCATCTGGACTTACAGCTATTTCTTCAGGTGTTCTAAACTAGTATGAACAACACAGAAAGTAATTGTGTGGGTGAATATTAATTTTAAAGAAGACTGAAGTGTGACTGAAAAGCCTTTAAACTAGTTCAGTGTCACCTTATATTTTGGACATAATGTAGCTATTCTAGGTTTGTAATTATCCCAACTGCGAGGAAGGGCAGAAGGTTGAATCAATGATAAAGTGCTGCAGCAACCGAAAGGGTTAAGGGCTGCAAACGGATCTCATCTTTCAtaactcctctctcctccagttCATAATGGCTATTCTTTACAGCTATGTGACCATAAAATGACATTCATAAAATGGTAGGATTATGGAAAACTGCCCATCTGTTAAAGTCTAACTACAGAATGGGACATGAGATAAATCACTTGGAGATTAGCAGGGAACAACAGTATTGTAACAGTATTCTTTACTTGAtaagaaatgtagaaaaataaaaagctgcaCTTTACCATTTCAACATTACACAAATTCTTGTGGTCTTGTCTTCCTAATATGACTGTAGCTATCATTATTTTCAGGGAATATGGAGACCTGACGTGTAGTTTTatgatttaaaatcatttttatcttttaaagtTACAAATGGTGGTTTTTTTAAAGGGAGCTACTGACATTTTTTGCACTCTGTGTCCTCAAATTTGACATTCTAAGCctagaaaaattaaaaaaatacatgaatgaattTTTCCACCAGTATTTATTTCTAGTAGAGTACAGCAGCCTGTTGCATCAGCTGATCGTAAGTTTGATCGCAAGTTTCAGTGTAAAGCAACTACTTACTGCTACTTTGTAACTGGTCAGTTTCACACTAAACTTCCCACTTTGATCAGTTGCACCATCTCTACGTACGTTACAACTAAGTCGACCATAATCAAACCATTGTCACAGAGAGTGACGTTTCCCCCCATTTTCAGTCTTGATGTGAAGCTAACTGATGCTGGCTCCAGCGACACATTTACCATACAGgcatgagaatggtatcaatcttcttatctaactcttggcaagaacgAAAATAACTGTCTttctcaaaaatgtcaaaatatttctttaaaagctATTATTATGTAATGTTCTTCTGTTAAAAAGGCTCACATTTCAAATATCAGTGACAAAATGCAGAAAGTCAATTGTACAGTATTTTGAATGAACTGGAAGAGCTTCTACATTTAGATAAATTGATAATCTTCTTGAAAACCTCTATAGCCTTTCCTCTAATTAACTTCAGACAACTTTAGTTATCCTTACTTATGAATGTCTCAGTCACTGCAGAAGAAGTATTGAACTTGTGTTCTGggcttttattttcaaaaagttaaaagtacaattcaattcaattttatttatatagcaccagtacagtaaaattatatttaaaagtCAGTAATTATCAGTATGAAGCTATGTGACAGATATGCGTCTATGTGTCTTCACCGCTGTTAATGTATCACCTGGTACAATGAATGGGAGGGGAGATGGCTACATATAGAAGTTCACCCTCCACCCTTGCACCCTGTCTCAGTGTGGTGCTCCAACGCAGGCGAACAACATGGGGAAAAGTTGGCCCATCAGTAAACCTCTTGTGATAGTTGCTATCATCTTGTTTGCAGGGGCCCTGGCTACTATCATAGCTCTGTCTGTTCTTTACTCCCAGGAAAAggctaaaaataataatgatgtctTGCCAACAGATGGAGGAACAACATCCAACCCCCCCATCACACCTGCCCCGTCCAATGAACCTTGGGACAAGTACCGGCTGCCCAAGAGCCTGGTGCCAAACTACTATAACATCACCCTGTGGCCGCGACTCACTCCAGATGTGACAACTGGACTCTACATCTTTACTGGTAAGGCTTTATAATACTCATAGCTGATCCTCTGGAGCCAGTAGTTGCATTCACGGGTCTcggtaaataatattataagagtacagtctagacctgctctatatgaaaagtgccctgaAATAACTACTGTTATTATAACTACTgttattatataaattaaattgaattgaatttgtgaACTTCAAAAGAAATTGGATCAAGGGTATTTTATACCACCTTGAACAGCAGATATAGGATATAATGATGGGAAAGACCCTGCTTCTCTCAAAGGATAGTGCAACATACAAGAATTCACATCAAGCTTGACAGTTCACTCTTAATCTTAGAAAGAGCAGAACagaacaatctcaactcaaggtccttACTCGCTTGTTCTGGATCTTTTCTGGACTACATCTGTTGTCAGTTGAGCGGAGAAAATTCTTACTTGAAGTCTTATTTGGTGTATTTAGTACAATACATGATGGTATGAATGATACCTTAATTCTACAGTTAattgaaacaattaaaaatcaCTAAATTTGGCGATTCATGCTTTTCACTTGAAAGCAACAATAGGTAGCTTTATTCTGATttgagacatacagtatttcatatATTAGAGGTCATTGTTTCCCAGCCTGGAGGCTGTTACCCCACAAGTGGTTGCAGGATAAATCTAAGGGGTAGCAGAATCAACACAGGAAAgcagtttttactttttcagaCTGTCccctaatctttgcttttttccttgTGAATTACTGGAAATTTTACCTCTTCGGGACTTTAAagttttttcaaagaaaaaaactgcTCACAGCTTACTGACATATGCAACTCGTGCTGAGGGTTTGCGAGTGggcattgcttcattttaatggGTCACAACTCACAAGGCTTAAGTGCttaaggttgggaaccactcgTCAAGGTGTCCTAACATGCCTacaaataattatataaataatttaaagtttGGATTCAGATTTCAAATTTTCATCATCTTTGTCAGTTACTGGAGTCAGAAAATTCTAATTTGAGCAAATGAGTTGGCGTTGGGTAGAGCTGAAGTTTCTTACTACTGCTGATCACAGTTTAAgttatttcatgttgtttcaGGTGAGTCCAGTGTGGAGTTTGAGTGTCGTGAGGAGACTGACCTGATTCTTATCCACTCCAATAAGCTGAACTACACCAAATTTGAGAATGACCACTTGGCAAGTCTCATCTCAGTCACTGGAGTCAAAGCCCCTTCAATCAAGTCTTCCTGGCTCCAGAATGTGACCCAGTACTTGGTCCTGCAGCTAGATGGTAAACTGATGAAGGGCCACAGGTACCACCTCAACACTAAATTTACTGGAGAGCTGGCTGATGACCTGGGAGGCTTCTATAGGAGTGAATACATGGAGAATGGAGTGAAAAAGTATGTGTATTTGGTTTCAGATGATGACACTTTGAAACATAACTAGGCAAAAAATCTATCCTGAAAATTTCAGAACCTCCAGTAGCCAGCAATGACtaagaagaaataagaaatgttCCAAATAAGTTCTCAAACAAGATATTTGTTTgctattttaaaggaatagggAGACATCTTAGCTGTACCCTAGCTTAAATGACAACTCCAAAACATATTCACATGTTCTATCTTGTTTGCTGGCAATGGAGTCACCACCTCACCTGGATTTTGTTCCTTAATAGTTGTTGGTTGAGAAATGGTTTCAAATCCTTCATTTATCTATTTCCTGTCAGGGTTGTTGCTACAACTCAGATGCAGCCGACAGATGCTAGGAAGGCTTTCCCCTGTTTTGACGAGCCAGCTATGAAAGCTATTTTCTTCATCACTCTGATCCACGACCGTGGAACTGTAGCCCTGTCCAATGGCGAAGAAAAAGGTTAGTTGCACAACAGAAATAATTGGACAggattattttcagtttcagacaAAATCAGTGGTGTATGAGGAAGACAATGCTGGTCCTTTTGTTTTACAAGTGAATGTAAGAGAGATTTTAGGGTGAACTAAGACATGacatgtttacaaaaaaagtatAAGTATAACTTTTAAAACTTGTAaaaaggattttttaaaataaactgtttgaccctaggcattaatataaataatggaattaatatcaaatataaattgtattaaattctattaatctttaatttttcttcCACAGAATCAAGCAGCGTTACCATTGAGGGTCATGATGTGCAGAAGACAGTTTTTGAACCAACTAAGAAAATGTCCACCTATGTGTTGGCGTTCATTGTCAGTGACTTTAGCTTCATCAATAGCACCATTGATGGAGTTTTGGTAATTGACCCCCATAAGTGATTTTGTccctctttcatttcattatttcattgaGTTTGTATTTCCAGGAAACTTAGAGGTGTGCATTCTGCCAAGGTGTCTTTTTTGATGCTACTACTGGGTGGCACCAAAGTCATAGGAATTTTCAAATCCTACGCATGGTATAGACAGATGTTGTTCACTTTTGTGTCACTTTTTTGTTCTATATGGAGAGCTGACAATTTCATCACTGACAACACAGgctatttgatacattttgttgtgtttaggTGTTTGCTTGCTATTGAGCTAAGCATGGTGTAAGCTAACAGACCCGGCAACAACCTGTTTGAGCTGACACTTCTCAAGCTACGAGCTACAGGCCATGGCTGGGGTTTgtactgtcttttagtatcctttgggctctgcgcaggcacctcatctcaccgatatcactgatgctcggtaggttggtaccaatgatcttctaaGCGGTTTTAAACACTCGCTGaagagccctcctgtcctgggccatgtttccagtcaggagtTAAGTTAAGTTAATAAGAACTTTTCTTTagaaatacagccgtttctgagctttcttgaccagggtggagatgtgacaggaccatgtcaggttctctgtgatgctgattcccaggaacctaaaactattaatctgctccacctcagctccactgatgtagtcAGGGGTGTGTGCCTTTGCCTTCTTTTTCCTGAAGTCaatgatcagctccttggttttgctgacgttgagcagtaggttgttctctctgcaccactctgcaaaattgttgatttcctcccgatgTGAATTCTCGTCGTTATTTGAAATCCAGCCAATGATGGCGGTATCATCCACAAACTTCACAAGAGTTGTTTCCATGTCAGGGGTTGCAATCATGGGAATGTGAACAGGAAGGtactgagcacacagcccttaGGGGCTCTGGTGTTGAACACTAGAGTGGAAgaggtgtgaccgccaatccTAACTGtcggggtctgtttgtgaggaagtccaatatccaattacagagtgtggtactgaagcccagagtgctaagttttctaatcagtttcatgggggagattgtaTTGAATGCTGAGctaaaatcaacaaacaacattcggTACCGAAGTGATTTTCTAGTCGAGTTTACCTCCTGGGATCCCGGGGCTGagtcaggcccagcagctttactcctattcactctcagcagggttCTTCTCACATCCACtatggatactgacagtggcccGTCTTCTGGAGGCGGAGTAGACTTTACAAGtgactctttgttggggagatcaaaactagcataaaatgtgtttagctcatctgataacgtggcctcacacatgatgggggcacttctgttgtgatgtttttgatcgcctgccacatatctttggtgttgttggtgttgaggtctctctccagtctctcttgATGTCTccgctttgcctccttgatgccagctttaaGTCTCGCTCTAGCCATGTTGTATGCTTCCTTGTCTCCTGCCCGAAAAGCAGCAGTATTTTGAGCCAGTCTGGGGAtatgttgggtctctgtaattaatattataaagagtacagtctagacctgctctataggaaaagtgcaatgagataacttctgttatgaattggcgctatataaataaataaaagtgaattgaactgaattcaaggggtggctgtggctgtggAAGGTTAGCTTTTTGATCCTGGCTTTCCCCGGCCCATATGTcgaagacactgaaccccaaattgctcccaaggacTGAGTcggtttctttgttctgatgagcagccactggggtgaatgcgatatgtagtgtgaagcactttgttggaagactagaaaggcgctatacaagtacagtccatttacattcCTTACAGCACAGTCATTCTCCATTcaagtaaaacaaaagtttCTGGGGgttgacatgcagcaaagggccgcgggtTGGAGTCAAACCCTggctgctgcggtaaggactccgccttgtacatggggcgcGCGCCATCCAGTGGTAGTATCTAAAAAGACACTGTTGCAGAAAACAATGTACGAATTCAATAACCAAGATGATTGGGCTGAAGCAACACACAGACTGCACCAGTTGGTATTCTACAAACAGAACTTATGCCATCAGAACAATTTTATAGATAATTTAAATctagtaaaaaaaatctaatataatGCAATTAAGGTGGTATCCATTTAAAACCACAGAGATTCCATGGTTTCAGATAATGATATTCAAACTAACAGAAATGTGCATAATGAGACtatgtaatgtgttttattatgtgtatTGTGTGATGTGGTTTTAGATCCGTGTCTTCGCCCGGAAGCCTGCTATTGATGCTGGGCAGGGAGAGTATGCCCTTAACAAAACTGGACCCATTCTTAAGTTCTTTGAGAAGTATTACAATTCCAGTTACCCTCTACCCAAGTCTGGTAAGTCCACCATCTGGATATTAATTAGTCTGCTTTAAAGACAGATATAGGCCTATAGATCAAGGCTGCAAGTTGCCCTGAAAGTAAGTTTTGGGTTTAtaagcattttaaattatttatctaAAATTGAAGTTTATTTGGAAAGGTTTAGGAGGCTTGCGCTAATTGCCCTGATATACTTGTTTTGCCAGTCTGTTTGCTGATTATCTACAACGGAAGTGGGaagtgcaaagttagcatgacccaTAGTCAGAATGACCACATTTGAAAATGAGGATAAgacccaggttgaaaaatactaGAATTTTTCTATACCTAACCTATCTATACAATGGATAACAACACCAGGACACACTTTCTCTACATGTACAAAAAACCAATTGCACTATTTTCTCTGAGGCAATGCCTTAATTTCATATCCTCctttctgtatgtatgtttgttaaATGTAACAAATTGGTTgctgaatactttttccactACACATGTATTACTGTAAGTACGTACAGTACACCTACCTAGGTATACAttaatgtgacatttaatattttgatttaaCGGTTCCACTCCTATGCAATCATGTTTATTGCCATCATGTCCATTTTTACAGTCAACCCCGAATATACTTCCTTTTGTAGACTGAGACACTGCCTGCCCTTTCCaaaaaaacagctgtataaGCCATTTCAAAAACCATATAAAATACTTGTCCATTCTGTTCTTATTGTTTATTGCAAGACTTATCTGCTAATTACAGGTATCCTTCTGTATCTTTCAGTTGTGAATTTTTATGACAGGGCTTTGGGAACAGGATCTGAGAAGATCACACACAGTATCAATTATTAACAGATAAAGCTTCATGACTTGATTGTTATAGTCTTTGATTAAAGTTGTAGTCCGTCTTCATCCAGTCTTTGCTGGCCCGCTCATACAGTTAATTCCCTGATTTTGTTACAGCACCCTCAAATCCCCAATTTTCTTATTCTAGGCCATACTCTCTCTAGATCACATATTTTAACAGTGGTGGAGTAAGAACTTAGTTTTGGTCAACTTACAAGCAGTAGTTAATCATCCATAAATATTCTATTTCCTAATGCAGATCAGATAGCTCTGCCAGACTTTAATGCTGGAGCCATGGAGAACTGGGGTCTGAtcacatacagagagacagcacTGCTCTATGATGAAGTGTTCTCCTCCAACTCCAACAAGGAAAGGATTGCTACCATCATTGCTCATGAACTGGCTCACATGGTTAGGATTTAAGACTTGCAATCTATATCACATCACAATGTGTATTATATGGTGGACACTGTTATAACCCCTGATGGATATTGTGATTTGCTCTTTAATcagtttgaaaaataatttaatattgaaGAAAATATATTGGAATGATTTAGCATAACCTTGAAAAAGGTCAAAGCAGGTTTTAAGCCAAGTCTCATGTCCTTGAaaacaagtccaagtcaagtaaCAAGTCAAAGCAAGGAACAAGTAAAATCTAAGGCCTTGAGAGGAATTCCAAGTCTTGTCAAAACAGGTTTCAAATCAAATCGCAAGTCCAAAAATCTTGGACTAGAGTGTGACTCAAGGCCAAGTCTAAAGGTCTGGGAGCCTCTTAAGAGCTGcttatgtcttatttattttatttttttcctgacatAGCATTCACATCTTTTCTCTGTGCTGTCCCTCTAGTGGTTTGGTAATCTGGTGACCGTGAGGTGGTGGAATGACTTGTGGCTGAATGAAGGCTTTGCTTCCTATGTTGAGTACCTGGGAGCACACGAGGCTGAACCCGACTGGAACGTGGTAATGATTTACCTCCCACCTCATGGCCTCAATAATCCATTTAATGTACGATGATAGTGACAGTGATCAGTGGAGTATTGATCATATTGTCTTATTTGTCTCATAATAGAAAGACCTCATCGTGCTCAGTGATGTCCACAGGGTGTTTGCCATCGATGCCCTGGCCTCTTCCCACCCTTTGTCCTCTAGAGAAGAGGACATCCAGAAACCAGCACAAATCAGTGAGCTGTTTGATGCCATCTCATACAGCAAGGTAACTTTATACACTCTGGCctaaacagcagcagaacacTTTTCCCATCTCTGATCCTAAGATCAATCCATTTTtccaacatttaaaattagttttttcatCCTTAGGGAGCATCTGTTCTGAGGATGTTGTCGGATTTCCTAACTGAAGAAGTCTTCACAATGGGACTCAGGGTAAGGATTTTATGGAGACATAAACACATGTCCTTGGCAAATTAATGCTCTATTAGGAACATGGCAGAGTGCATCTGATAACtctaaaaaatatgaaaaggcGAGTTATAAAGGAATTTCAACCGGCACTTCACATCCATTCTTCAGGTGGATTTTCTTCAAACGTGGCATGAGAACAACCCCATCAATCAGTAGTAATCAGTAACTGTAATTCAGTCAGCCAACTCACAAAGGGAGTGTGGGGAGTGGAGAACGTAGGCTTAGAGCCGACAAGTGGATGCTGGGGtggaggtttaaaaaaaaaaagctgtatgAACAGCATAGCTTTTAGGTGAGCGGTGTGGCAGCAAAAGAGTTAGCAGAGCACTGACGGCTTAAGAACACAACCACCATTAaaatgatatatactgtataaagtgAAAAGCGTTTGCCATGCGAGTGTGAGGTGGACTCAAGGGGCATGGGTTGGGGTGGAATGCCTGAACTAGCTTGCAGACTTTGCGTCACTTactgaggtttttttttgtgactaaaatgaaaattatttgaTTCAAGTCATGGGTTCACCACAACATTAAgaagaaacaaatgcaaaataacCAATTcatctctttgttttttctgtccatCCTGCAGACCTACTTGGCTGAATTTGCGTTTGGGAATGCAGTCTACACAGActtatggaagcatctgcaaaTGGCATGTTCTTTTCTATAGACTCTATAGATTTGAACATTTAgctaacattttattcaaaagGATCTCCAGTACATGCCAACCTACtgttacatcatttatttatttcttgtttttctgcttccACAGGCTGTTGATGCTAATAAAACTAAACTTCCGGAGCCTGTCAATAACATCATGAACACCTGGGTGCTGCAGATGGGCTTTCCTGTGGTTACCATAAATACCAGCACTGGGGTGGTATCCCAGAAGCACTTTCTCTTGGATCCAGACTCTGATGTCACTGCTCCATCTCCCTACAAGTATGTACATTGCTTTTCTTCCATCCTTCCCTCGCTCTAGACCCATGAattctttatttctgtgtttgtctttaatACTACTGCTGCTATGTACCATTATGACTACAATATTACAACTCCTTTTACTATTGCCAACCTTTGCTGCTACTCCTGCTTATACTACTACACTAGAATTACCACTACTTCTGCAATAATAGTATCTTCACTACTACTATAAATTCTAGtatatcaattcaattcacttttattcatatagtgccaattcataacagatgttgtctcattgcactttttcctTAAAACTGATACACCCTACAGTTCATAAAAGGCAAAATAGATACAACAAAATCTAAACTACATGTAGATTTAATAATACAGTTATTTATCCTACAGCTATGAATGGATTGTTCCAATCAAGTGGATGAAGACTCGAGCCATACAGGCACCAGAGTGGCTGAAGGATAAATCAGGTAGGATGTACAACAATAACAGGGTGATTTTGTGCTGATAAATGAAATTACTTCAGACTGACAGTTTAGTAAGTGGAGATAAAATGTTTCTGACAGTAAATGCAAAGTCACTGCAGGCCATCGTCGATTGTCAAGATAAGTCAGATGTATTTACATATTCCTCGATTGCAAGCAAGTGTTGAAGGACTGCAGAAAGAAACACCTTTTCAGGATcaattataatacaatacagCATTAGAAGCACCAGACATAGAAtggcatgtttaaaataaataaaaacaactatcTAATGTAACCTACTGGTAAtcaagacaagaaaaacaaacctaAACCATGCTTAGAGAAGatgagaaagaataaaaaattagTGGGTAGGCCAATTGATTATTCATGACTGtacactccctgacaaaagtcttgtcgcctatccaagttgtaggaacaacaaataataacttgacttctAGTTGATCGTTTGGAATCAGAAGTGGCttatatgaaaggcaaaggcctctagattatgcttattttaccaaaataaaatcttatcatgccttgatttttaattattttattaggaaagaaaggtcagactttgcttagacaaaagtcttgtcatttaaaagaaataatgtacagtacagaacataaagtcatggtgcagtggaaaaataattaatattgtgtATGACTCCCATGAGCTTGGAGGACTGCATCCATACGTCTTGGCAATGACTCAAATAActtattaataaagtcatttggAATGGCAAAGAAAGCATTCTTGCTGGACTCCCAGAGTTCATCAAGATTCTTTggtttcatcttcaatgcctcctccttcatcttacCCCAGACATGCTCAATAATGTTCATGTCTGGTGACTGGGCTGGCCAATCCTGGAGCACCTTGACCTTGTTTGCTTTCAGTAACTTTGATGTGGAGGCTGAAGTATGAGAAGGAGCACCATCCTGCTGAAGAATTTGCCCTCTCCTGTGGTTTGGAATGTAATGGGCAGCAAGAATGTCTTGATACCTCAGACTATTGATGTTGCCATCCACTCTGCAGATCTCTCGCACACCCCCATACTGAATGtaaccccaaaccatgatttttcctccaccgaacttgactgttttctgtgtgaatctTGAGTCAATGCGGGTTCCGATAGGTCTTCTGCAGTATTTGCGATGATTGGGATGCAGTTCAATAGATGATTCATTGGAAAAATCAACCTTCTGCCACTTTTCCACAGTCCATCCTTCCTGCATGCTGTGGGCCTTGGCAAATGCAACACGATTTTTTAGTTGTCTTCTGTTTAATGCTGGTTTCTGAGCACTAATTCGGCCATTGAGACCACTGTGTGACAGAATTCGACAAACTGTTCTTGTAGATACGGGGGTTTCTGGTGACCAGTTGTACTGTAGCTCTGCTGCAGTTGAAAAGGGCTGGCCCTGGACTGTCGAACCAACAAACGGTCCTCTTGAACAGTAGTCTTACGGGGCCTGCCTGACCTGGGCCTGTCATGAACTTCACCAGtttcttcaaatctttttcttaTCCTCTCCACTTGACGTTTAGATACATTAAAGATGTCTGCCACCTCAGCAGGAGACTTGGTCTTCAGGCTCTTGATGATCAGCACTTTGGTCTGTGGTTGAATCTTTGGCAtgctgtcagaggtcaggatgCATTTCAAATGAAGGTTAGGTGTGCTGGGGTTCTTCTTCTACACACCTGGGAATgtgttaattacagtatttgtcacagGTGATGCTCTAATCTGTGATTGGTTGAATCCTTTAAAGAtgtgacaagacttttgtctaagcaaagtctgacctctctgtcctaattaaataattaaaaatcaaggcatgataagattttattttggtaaaataagcataatctagaggcctttgcctttcatataaGCCACTTCTGTTTTCAAACGATCAACTagaagtcaagttattatttgttgttcctacaacttggataggcgacaagacttttgtcagggagtgtaCTGTACCAATCATGGATTTGGCAACACATTTGCTGTTACAACATATAAGTTTTTATAATGCAAATCCAGAAAttacattcaaaacagaatGTAGTATTGACTGTGAGGTGCAGCAATATACTCATATATAGCTTTAAATCTAAAagaattaataatattataaagagaaaCTCATCTGCACAGGTATAAAACCAAATATTAAACCAGGAGTGTTTCATTAAGAAGATAAATAGGCCTTAGTACAATTTTGAAAAGAggtctctttttctgtcattgcCAATAAGTCTTCTACATTTATATCGGATAGATTGGATACAGTAACCAGCTCAGAGAATTACGTTGGGTCCGGTGTCTAGTAACCTTTTACGAACAGCGTCGAATACAGAAACATTAGCAACACCTTTTGACATCACTAGATCAAGTGTATTCCCAAGACGGTGGGTGACATGCTGGGTGAAGTCTAGTTTTGAATTCACGTTTCAAGGACTCACCGTGTGTGAGATCATTAAAATTTATGTTT from the Siniperca chuatsi isolate FFG_IHB_CAS linkage group LG4, ASM2008510v1, whole genome shotgun sequence genome contains:
- the LOC122874477 gene encoding aminopeptidase N-like isoform X2, which codes for MGKSWPISKPLVIVAIILFAGALATIIALSVLYSQEKAKNNNDVLPTDGGTTSNPPITPAPSNEPWDKYRLPKSLVPNYYNITLWPRLTPDVTTGLYIFTGESSVEFECREETDLILIHSNKLNYTKFENDHLASLISVTGVKAPSIKSSWLQNVTQYLVLQLDGKLMKGHRYHLNTKFTGELADDLGGFYRSEYMENGVKKVVATTQMQPTDARKAFPCFDEPAMKAIFFITLIHDRGTVALSNGEEKESSSVTIEGHDVQKTVFEPTKKMSTYVLAFIVSDFSFINSTIDGVLIRVFARKPAIDAGQGEYALNKTGPILKFFEKYYNSSYPLPKSDQIALPDFNAGAMENWGLITYRETALLYDEVFSSNSNKERIATIIAHELAHMWFGNLVTVRWWNDLWLNEGFASYVEYLGAHEAEPDWNVKDLIVLSDVHRVFAIDALASSHPLSSREEDIQKPAQISELFDAISYSKGASVLRMLSDFLTEEVFTMGLRTYLAEFAFGNAVYTDLWKHLQMAVDANKTKLPEPVNNIMNTWVLQMGFPVVTINTSTGVVSQKHFLLDPDSDVTAPSPYNYEWIVPIKWMKTRAIQAPEWLKDKSATINAMQASGTDWVLANLNVVGYYRVNYDQGNWERLLNVLNTNHKLIPVINRAQLVDDAFNLARAKIIPTVLALNTTNYLNKEIEYMPWESALSNLDFFYLMFDRSEVYGPMQDYLRKQVTPLFEYYKSMTGNWSNVPVGHMDQYNQVNAISLACRTGLEECQNLAKAWFNEWMDTKKNLIHPNLRSTVYCNAIAAGGAKEWEFAWSQFKDATIASEADKLRSALACTKQPWLLNRYLEYTLDPNMIRKQDATSTIVYIANNVVGQSLAWDFIRAQWSHIFTQYGGGSFSFSNLINGVTKRFSTEFELQQLSQLKTVCTLDLKYV
- the LOC122874477 gene encoding aminopeptidase N-like isoform X1: MGKSWPISKPLVIVAIILFAGALATIIALSVLYSQEKAKNNNDVLPTDGGTTSNPPITPAPSNEPWDKYRLPKSLVPNYYNITLWPRLTPDVTTGLYIFTGESSVEFECREETDLILIHSNKLNYTKFENDHLASLISVTGVKAPSIKSSWLQNVTQYLVLQLDGKLMKGHRYHLNTKFTGELADDLGGFYRSEYMENGVKKVVATTQMQPTDARKAFPCFDEPAMKAIFFITLIHDRGTVALSNGEEKESSSVTIEGHDVQKTVFEPTKKMSTYVLAFIVSDFSFINSTIDGVLIRVFARKPAIDAGQGEYALNKTGPILKFFEKYYNSSYPLPKSDQIALPDFNAGAMENWGLITYRETALLYDEVFSSNSNKERIATIIAHELAHMWFGNLVTVRWWNDLWLNEGFASYVEYLGAHEAEPDWNVKDLIVLSDVHRVFAIDALASSHPLSSREEDIQKPAQISELFDAISYSKGASVLRMLSDFLTEEVFTMGLRTYLAEFAFGNAVYTDLWKHLQMAVDANKTKLPEPVNNIMNTWVLQMGFPVVTINTSTGVVSQKHFLLDPDSDVTAPSPYNYEWIVPIKWMKTRAIQAPEWLKDKSATINAMQASGTDWVLANLNVVGYYRVNYDQGNWERLLNVLNTNHKLIPVINRAQLVDDAFNLARAKIIPTVLALNTTNYLNKEIEYMPWESALSNLDFFYLMFDRSEVYGPMQDYLRKQVTPLFEYYKSMTGNWSNVPVGHMDQYNQVNAISLACRTGLEECQNLAKAWFNEWMDTKKNLIHPNLRSTVYCNAIAAGGAKEWEFAWSQFKDATIASEADKLRSALACTKQPWLLNRYLEYTLDPNMIRKQDATSTIVYIANNVVGQSLAWDFIRAQWSHIFTQYGGGSFSFSNLINGVTKRFSTEFELQQLKQFKTDNAEIGFGSGSLAVDQSIERTIANIKWIAENKQNVLDWFKAAAKS